The window ATGGTGAAGACGCCGTTTTAGTGGCCAGGAACCAAGAGGCCATGGAAGCATCTCGGAGGAGgatgcaggaggagctggacgcCAAGGCGGTCGTCTTcagggagaagcagaaagaggTGAGGCCCGTTAGAACGGGCGCCTTTCGTCGGGTCCGGTCGGACCTCTCATCCTTTGAATTTCTGaccagaaagaggaagagaggagaaaagagaagctgGACCGGCTGCAGCATGGGAAGAGCATCCGGGCAGCGGCGAGACAATCAGAAGTGAGTCTAAAGAGTCTAGTCCCACTCCTGGTTCCTGATAACGGTCTTAAATGAGAATGACCTCTAACCTGGAGCACCGTTGCTGTTGCTACGCGGGTAGAGAGCTAAGCTAAGATGCTAATTCACCTCTGATGAATGTatacatgtgtgtttatatgtggaCAGGCTGAGGACGAGGCCAGCACGTCAACAGTGGTGCGCAAACCAAAACCAGACAGGAAGCCGCTCCGCAGCGGAGGTATTTCCTTTTCCTGCTACGCTCTCCACATTTGTGGAGATTTTAGCGTATTTAATGTGTTTCGCCTAAAGACAAAAGCACCGTTAGAGAGAATGAACccactctgctgctgtgttgcagACTATAACCCTCTGACCGGACAGGGCGGCGGCTCGTGCTCCTGGAGACCGGGGCGGAGGGGGCCCTCGTCAGGTGgatgaggttaaaggtcagagcTGCTGGGTCCGCCTGACCTCTGCGCTCTGACCTCGCCCCGCGCACACTGACCCACTGAAGCAAGCTTTTAATGTGCCCACccctgatctgctgctgctccacgcCTCCCCGTTTCACTCGTTCCTGCACTTCCTGTGGCTTCCTCCTTCAGCCTAGAAGGACGCAGACGTGCGGGGACATTAGAAGCCTGTTATGACGCCATTTCTGCAAACGGTTCCTGGCCGTCGGATTTGGCTGATGAGCTCTGTGGTCGGTGATGCCCCCTGTGTTTTCTGCCCCCTCGTGTTTTATCGTGGAAAGGTTTGAGCTGGTGAAGGACACCCTCTGATCTCCGCGTCTCAGACGCACGATCAAACTGTACATGTGTAAACCAATAAAGCTGTGCTCCCTTATTGCGCTGCGCCTGAATAAAACTACAGCACACAATCAAGTCATGAGACAAAAACAATAACTTGTTTAAAACAACGAATAAGAGTATGTTGAGGGCACTGCTGCACAGCATGTTTCCATATAGTACATGTGGGGATGGCTTGTGGGTTAAAGAGCTGAacttttattcacttttaaTCAGTCCCCTTGAAACAGACGCGTGATACCAGCAGGCTGCAGTACCGACCAacgaccactaggtggcgccagAGTCTGCGGAACCGTTCTGTCCTGAAGCGACGAATTTGACAAGATGTTCTTCTAAAAGCAAAGAATGTCTGCTTTCATCTGAGTACGTCGCCTTGTTGGAAAAGTACCGTCCAAATATTTCAGTGATTCGCGTTTAGATGAGAACTTCATGGTTCCGTAGGGCCACAGTCGTGTTTAGGATCGGAACCTACAACTCTTTCCGTTCACATGTTTGCCTCTGTGGAGGCACGATGATGAGTCCGATTAGATCACGATGATTGTTGACACGTGTGGCGATCATGTCTTTCACGAGTTTACATGAAACgatttctttacttttttattaCGTGTCAACATTTTATAGGAAACACTTGCTATCAATTCTCCACCGGTCTGAGCCACTCAACTGTGTCTATTGAAATTGGCGTTCAACTATTTAAATACAGCGATTCAAACTCTAAATAATTAGGTCGAAGCTGTTAAATGGTGAAAGTATATTGTCCGTAATCTATTGTGAAGTGACGTAACCTCTATTCAGGAATATTAAATGCTGAAGGGAGCCGGGGAGAGACGTCACTTCCGGAACCCACCCATCCCgggctcagccaatcaggaggaggaggagaaaagctccTACGGAAGCCCCGACGGGTCAGACCACCGTTAAACCGTTCGCGATCGCGAGATTGGCAGTCGGACACTCGCCCATTAGTGAGATAATGTAAAGATGGGACCGCTGTTAAAGGCCACGGGTGTCCTCTGAAGCCGTGACCGTGCGTGTTCGCCCCCCCGCGGCTTGATGCCGAGCGGGAGTAACGGTCGAGAGCGATTCAGGCGGCGGCTTCAAGGAGGCGACGGCGATGCAACGTAGGCAGCTGGAAGAAAGGGCTTTTCTGCCATGAACGAGCGTCCGGGAGCCCGGGTTTCTGGTCACACGGGCGCGCTGCCGAGCGGACGACGGCTGGTTTTCGTGTTTTAATGCTTTATTGGACGCTTGCGAGAGATCCGCGTTCCACCATCGACAGCGAGGACACAACTTTTGGGGAATGGCAGGTCGGAGCCGAAGAGCGTGGTTCAGCGTCCTGCTGGGGCTGGTGGTCGGCTTCACGCTGG is drawn from Takifugu flavidus isolate HTHZ2018 chromosome 2, ASM371156v2, whole genome shotgun sequence and contains these coding sequences:
- the selenos gene encoding selenoprotein S — protein: MDDDVLPSRKDPLGNTDLGSIVGELLSQFGWYLLLLCIVVYLLVQQLSRRRSSQEDPGSHRDAVLVARNQEAMEASRRRMQEELDAKAVVFREKQKEKEEERRKEKLDRLQHGKSIRAAARQSEAEDEASTSTVVRKPKPDRKPLRSGDYNPLTGQGGGSCSWRPGRRGPSSGG